One Neomonachus schauinslandi chromosome 9, ASM220157v2, whole genome shotgun sequence DNA segment encodes these proteins:
- the NEIL1 gene encoding endonuclease 8-like 1, translated as MPEGPELHLASRFVNEACRGLVFGGCVEKSPVSRNPEVPFESSAYCISSSARGKELRLTLSPLPGAEPPRGPLALVFRFGMSGSFQLAPRDALPAHAHLRFYTVPPGPPLALCFVDIRRFGHWDLGGEWQPGRGPCVLLEYEQFRENVLRNLADKVFDQPICEALLDQRFFNGIGNYLRAEILYRLRIPPFEKAREVLEALQQRRPSPELTLSQKIRAKLQNPDLLELCHSVPKEVVQLGGKGYGPESGEDDFAAFRAWLQCYGMPGMSSLRDRRGRTIWFQGDPGPLAPKGGKSRKKKSKGAQQGPEHRMEEPLLPSTAPPRTRGAHRGPPEQSRVEQPEGTGLQQDPEAPPSS; from the exons ATGCCTGAGGGCCCCGAGCTGCATCTGGCCAGCCGCTTCGTGAACGAGGCGTGCAGGGGGTTGGTGTTTGGCGGGTGTGTGGAGAAGTCACCCGTCAGCCGCAACCCTGAGGTGCCCTTTGAGAGCAGTGCGTACTGCATCTCATCCTCGGCCCGTGGCAAGGAGCTGCGCCTGACCCTGAGCCCCCTGCCTGGGGCCGAGCCCCCACGGGGGCCACTGGCCCTGGTCTTCCGATTCGGCATGTCTGGCTCCTTCCAGCTGGCACCCCGGGATGCGCTGCCGGCCCACGCCCACCTGCGCTTTTACACAGTTCCCCCCGGCCCCCCACTTGCCCTCTGCTTCGTGGACATCCGCCGCTTTGGCCACTGGGACCTCGGGGGCGAGTGGCAGCCCGGCCGCGGGCCTTGTGTCTTGCTGGAGTATGAGCAGTTCAG GGAGAACGTGTTACGAAACCTAGCGGACAAGGTCTTTGACCAGCCCATCTGCGAAGCCCTCTTGGACCAGAGGTTCTTCAATGGCATTGGCAACTATCTTCGGGCAGAGATCCTGTACCG GCTGAGGATACCCCCCTTCGAGAAGGCCCGCGAGGTTCTGGAGGCGCTGCAGCAGCGCAGGCCG aGCCCGGAGCTGACTCTGAGCCAGAAGATCAGGGCTAAGCTGCAGAACCCAGACCTGCTGGAACTGTGTCACTCCGTGCCCAAGGAAGTGGTCCAGCTGG GGGGCAAAGGTTACGGGCCGGAGAGCGGGGAGGACGACTTTGCCGCCTTTCGAGCATGGCTTCAGTGTTACGGCATGCCCGGCATGAGCTCCCTGCGGGACCGGCGTGGCCGGACCATCTGGTTCCAG GGGGATCCTGGACCCCTGGCACCCAAAG GAGGCAAGTCCCGCAAGAAGAAATCCAAGGGAGCACAGCAGGGGCCTGAGCACAGAATGGAG GAGCCTCTCCTTCCAAGCACGGCCCCTCCCAGGACACGTGGGGCACACAGAGGCCCTCCTGAGCAAAGTAGAGTAGAGCAGCCTGAGGGCACCGGCCTCCAGCAGGACCCAGAGGCCCCCCCGAGTTCCTGA
- the COMMD4 gene encoding COMM domain-containing protein 4, producing the protein MRFRFCGDLDCPDWVLAEISTLAKISSVKLRLLCSQVLKELLGQGIDYEKILKLTADARFESGDVKATVAVLSFILSSAAKHSVDGESLASELQQLGLPKEHAASLCRCYEEKQSPLQEHLRACSLRVNRLAGVGWRVDYTLSSSLLRSVEEPMVHLRLEVAAASGAPARPVAMSLSADKFQVLLAELKQAQTLMSSLG; encoded by the exons ATG AGGTTCCGGTTCTGTGGTGATCTGGACTGTCCTGACTGGGTCCTGGCGGAGATCAGCACGCTGGCCAAGATT TCCTCCGTGAAGCTGAGGCTGCTGTGTAGCCAAGTGCTGAAGGAACTTCTGGGACAGGGGATTGAT TACGAGAAGATCCTGAAGCTCACCGCTGATGCCAGGTTTG agtcgGGCGATGTCAAGGCCACGGTGGCAGTGCTGAGTTTCATCCTCTCCAGTGCGGCCAAGCATAGTGTGGATGGCGAGTCCTTGGCCAGTGAACTGCAGCAGCTGGGGCTCCCCAAAG AGCACGCAGCCAGCCTGTGTCGCTGTTATGAGGAGAAGCAAAGCCCCCTACAGGAGCACCTGCGGGCCTGCAGCCTGCGTG TGAATAGGCTGGCAGGTGTGGGCTGGCGGGTGGACTACACCCTGAGCTCCAGCCTGCTTCGGTCCGTGGAAGAACCGATGGTGCACCTGAGGCTGGAGGTGGCAGCTGCCTCGGGTGCCCCAGCCCGGCCTGTGGCCATGTCTCTCTCAGCAGACAAGTTCCAGGTCCTCCTGGCAG AACTGAAGCAGGCTCAGACCCTGATGAGCTCCCTGGGCTGA